A genomic stretch from Hemicordylus capensis ecotype Gifberg chromosome 1, rHemCap1.1.pri, whole genome shotgun sequence includes:
- the CCN2 gene encoding CCN family member 2 — protein MLARMGLSGFGWALALLLALLSREVVSQDCSGQCQCGSTTPPECPPGVSLVQDGCGCCRVCAKQLGELCTERDPCDPHKGLFCDFGSPANRKIGVCTARDGAPCVFGGMVYRSGESFQSSCKYQCTCLDGAVGCVPLCSMDVRLPSPDCPYPRRVKLPGKCCEEWVCDEPKDKEQTAVGPALAAYRLEDTYGPDPSMMRANCLVQTTEWSACSKTCGMGISTRVTNDNAYCRLEKQSRLCMVRPCEADLEESIKKGKKCIRTPKISKPIKFELSGCTSVKTYRAKFCGVCTDGRCCTPHRTATLPVEFKCPDGEVMKKRMMFIKTCACHYNCPGDNDIFESVYYRKMYGDMA, from the exons ATGCTCGCAAGGATGGGACTCAGCGGCTTCGGCTGGGCCCTGGCGCTCCTCCTCGCCCTCCTTAGCCGG GAGGTGGTCAGCCAAGACTGCAGCGGGCAATGCCAGTGCGGATCCACGACGCCTCCCGAGTGTCCTCCCGGAGTCAGCCTGGTGCAAGATGGCTGTGGATGCTGCCGGGTGTGCGCCAAGCAGCTGGGCGAGCTGTGCACCGAGCGGGACCCCTGCGACCCTCACAAGGGGCTCTTCTGCGACTTCGGCTCCCCGGCCAACCGCAAGATCGGAGTGTGCACCG CAAGAGACGGTGCCCCCTGCGTGTTTGGAGGGATGGTGTACAGGAGTGGCGAGTCCTTCCAGAGCAGCTGCAAATACCAGTGCACATGCTTGGACGGGGCAGTGGGCTGTGTGCCTCTCTGCAGCATGGATGTCCGCCTGCCTAGTCCTGACTGCCCTTACCCACGAAGGGTGAAGCTCCCTGGCAAATGCTGCGAGGAATGGGTGTGTGATGAGCCCAAGGACAAAGAACAGACTGCTGTTGGACCTGCTCTTGCTG CTTACAGACTGGAAGACACCTATGGTCCTGACCCATCAATGATGCGTGCCAACTGCCTGGTCCAAACCACTGAATGGAGTGCCTGCTCAAAGACTTGTGGAATGGGCATTTCTACCAGAGTCACCAATGACAATGCCTACTGCAGACTGGAGAAGCAAAGCAGACTTTGCATGGTGAGACCTTGTGAAGCAGACCTGGAGGAGAGCATCAAG AAGGGCAAAAAGTGCATCCGTACTCCTAAGATCTCCAAGCCTATCAAGTTTGAGCTGTCCGGCTGCACCAGTGTAAAGACATACCGAGCCAAGTTCTGTGGGGTCTGCACTGATGGGCGTTGCTGCACCCCCCACAGAACAGCCACCCTGCCTGTGGAATTCAAGTGTCCCGACGGCGAGGTCATGAAGAAGAGGATGATGTTCATCAAGACCTGCGCATGCCACTACAACTGCCCTGGAGACAACGACATCTTTGAGTCTGTGTACTACAGAAAGATGTACGGAGACATGGCATAA